Proteins encoded by one window of Vibrio algicola:
- a CDS encoding beta-ketoacyl-ACP synthase → MNRRVVVTGMSGVTAFGNNWATILPKLQACENAVQFMQSYVQYDGLNTKLAAPIDNFELPKHYTRKKIRSMGRVSQMATLASEHALLQSGLINENGDKHDTLTNGQAGVAYGSSTGSTPAIAAFGVMLNEKSTRAITATTYVQMMPHSAAVNVGLFFGLRGRVIPTSSACTSGSQAIGYSYEAIKHGYQTVMVAGGGEELCPTESAVFDTLFATSLQNEAPKTTPRPYDQSRDGLVIGEGAGTLVLEEYEHAIARGATIYAEIIGFASNCDAAHVTQPQMDNMQRCMELALEDANIPASQIDYISAHGTATDRGDIAESNATANLFGNKTPISSLKSYFGHTLGACGAVEAWLSLEMMHAGWFSPTLNLNNVDPLCGDLDYIKGSGREMHCDTIMSNNFAFGGINTSIIFKKHQA, encoded by the coding sequence ATGAATCGTCGCGTTGTAGTAACTGGAATGTCTGGTGTGACCGCGTTTGGTAATAATTGGGCAACGATTTTACCCAAGCTTCAGGCGTGCGAAAATGCCGTCCAATTTATGCAAAGCTATGTGCAGTATGATGGCTTAAATACCAAACTTGCCGCGCCAATTGATAATTTTGAGTTGCCAAAGCACTACACTCGCAAGAAGATCCGCTCAATGGGTCGAGTTTCTCAAATGGCAACACTGGCCTCTGAACATGCTTTATTGCAAAGCGGCCTGATTAACGAAAATGGCGATAAGCACGATACGTTAACCAATGGTCAAGCTGGCGTGGCCTATGGTTCATCCACTGGTAGTACACCTGCCATTGCTGCCTTTGGGGTGATGTTGAACGAGAAATCAACCCGAGCCATCACTGCCACAACCTATGTACAAATGATGCCACACTCTGCTGCGGTTAATGTCGGGTTATTTTTTGGGCTGCGCGGACGAGTGATCCCGACCAGCAGTGCTTGCACATCTGGTAGCCAAGCGATTGGTTATTCTTATGAAGCGATTAAACACGGCTACCAAACGGTTATGGTGGCAGGCGGAGGTGAAGAGCTTTGCCCAACGGAGTCTGCGGTGTTTGATACTTTATTTGCCACCAGTTTACAAAATGAAGCACCGAAGACCACCCCTCGTCCTTACGATCAAAGCCGTGATGGGCTGGTTATTGGTGAAGGTGCAGGAACTTTAGTTCTTGAGGAATATGAACATGCTATTGCGCGTGGTGCGACTATTTATGCTGAAATCATAGGCTTTGCCAGCAACTGTGATGCCGCTCATGTGACTCAACCACAAATGGATAATATGCAACGTTGTATGGAATTAGCGTTAGAAGATGCCAATATTCCAGCCTCACAAATCGATTATATTTCCGCTCACGGCACCGCTACCGACCGTGGGGATATTGCCGAAAGTAATGCCACTGCCAATCTATTTGGAAATAAAACACCCATTAGCTCTCTTAAGAGTTACTTTGGTCATACGTTAGGAGCATGTGGTGCGGTCGAAGCTTGGTTAAGCCTTGAGATGATGCATGCAGGTTGGTTTAGCCCAACTCTAAACTTAAACAATGTCGATCCTCTTTGTGGTGATCTTGATTATATTAAAGGCAGCGGCAGAGAAATGCATTGCGATACTATCATGAGTAATAACTTTGCTTTTGGTGGCATCAATACGTCGATTATCTTTAAAAAGCATCAAGCTTAA
- a CDS encoding hotdog family protein, with protein sequence MIESSIPPIHQLIPHQAPMILVDRLIDVGDEHIDTQVDIQSNNLFFDQQSQTVPAYVGIEFMAQSIAAWSGYQAWKQGATPSIGFLLGSRRYHSQQAHFPLHTTLDIHAEKVMENNGMAVFQCEIKYQGESVASAQLNAFVPSKTQLHEMLGQPAISDTK encoded by the coding sequence ATGATTGAATCAAGCATACCGCCTATTCACCAGTTGATCCCACATCAAGCGCCAATGATCTTAGTGGATCGTTTGATCGATGTCGGTGATGAACATATTGATACTCAAGTCGATATTCAATCTAACAACTTGTTTTTTGATCAACAATCCCAAACCGTTCCTGCTTATGTTGGAATCGAATTTATGGCGCAATCTATCGCGGCGTGGTCAGGTTATCAAGCATGGAAACAAGGGGCTACACCCTCGATTGGCTTCTTACTTGGATCGCGACGTTATCACAGCCAACAGGCGCACTTCCCATTGCACACGACTTTAGATATTCACGCAGAAAAAGTGATGGAGAATAATGGTATGGCGGTCTTTCAGTGCGAAATTAAATATCAAGGTGAGTCTGTCGCCAGTGCGCAATTAAATGCTTTTGTGCCATCTAAAACCCAATTACACGAAATGCTGGGGCAACCGGCAATATCGGATACCAAATAA
- the fabG gene encoding 3-oxoacyl-ACP reductase FabG: MTQHVLVTGASKGIGKAIATQLAKDGFHIAIHYMSDQSGALDTQAQIEQAGGQAHIIQFDISDRAQARAKLEADIEQYGAYYGVVSNAGITRDTAFPAMMEDEWDSVIHTNLDSFYNVLHPCVMPMVQKRSGGRIVTIASVSGIMGNRGQTNYSAAKAGVIGATKSLALELAKRKITVNCVAPGLIDTGMVDEHVKEHALPQVPLRRMGKPEEVAGLVRYLMSDNAAYITRQVISVNGGLI, encoded by the coding sequence ATGACTCAACACGTTCTTGTGACCGGAGCCAGTAAAGGGATAGGCAAAGCGATTGCTACTCAACTGGCAAAAGATGGTTTTCATATCGCTATCCATTATATGTCGGATCAAAGCGGTGCTTTAGACACACAGGCTCAAATAGAACAAGCCGGTGGACAAGCTCATATTATTCAATTCGATATTAGTGATCGTGCACAAGCTCGCGCGAAACTTGAAGCGGATATTGAACAATATGGTGCTTATTATGGAGTCGTCAGCAATGCAGGCATAACCCGAGATACCGCTTTTCCCGCCATGATGGAAGATGAATGGGATAGTGTTATCCATACCAATTTAGACAGTTTCTATAACGTCCTGCACCCATGCGTGATGCCGATGGTGCAGAAACGCAGTGGTGGCCGAATTGTTACTATTGCCTCTGTTTCTGGCATTATGGGAAATCGAGGACAAACCAATTACAGCGCAGCCAAAGCCGGTGTGATTGGCGCAACAAAATCATTAGCCTTAGAGTTAGCTAAGCGAAAAATCACCGTAAACTGTGTCGCTCCAGGTTTGATCGATACCGGAATGGTGGATGAGCACGTAAAAGAACATGCCTTACCACAAGTGCCTTTACGCCGAATGGGGAAACCCGAAGAAGTGGCTGGGTTAGTCCGCTATTTAATGTCGGATAATGCTGCTTATATCACAAGACAAGTTATTTCAGTTAATGGAGGTTTAATATGA
- a CDS encoding SO_0444 family Cu/Zn efflux transporter yields the protein MNFLSHFVELFLESAPWLLLGLITAGIIKVFIPSTWLNRQLGGSGFKAIVKSAIFGAPLPLCSCGVIPAAVGLRRAGASKASTTSFLVSTPETGVDSIVISYVLLGPFMAIMRPISAIFSAILAGILVGRDEKKITVSSISSPSKLTPASSCCSNAETTILKPDSAMLKPNGILKIKPSCCSNKKTTSCGSSSDSDTEKPNTLIGKIKLSLTFASTDLLKDTSGWLLVGLGFAALIQAYMPDGFLEGWGSGILAMLLMVLISIPMYICATASTPVAAGLLLAGISPGAVLVFMLAGPASNVASLGIVAKEMGKRALFGYLGGVLGGALIMGSFVDYLVTQYGFQVTPQIGPEHELLPHWLTISCGGILAILIIFNWSKDIFINKQQAHS from the coding sequence ATGAACTTCTTATCTCACTTTGTAGAATTATTTTTAGAGTCGGCACCTTGGTTGCTACTCGGTTTAATCACAGCAGGTATCATCAAAGTATTCATTCCAAGTACATGGCTTAATCGTCAACTTGGTGGTAGTGGCTTTAAAGCAATTGTAAAATCGGCTATTTTCGGTGCGCCATTACCTCTGTGTTCATGTGGCGTGATCCCAGCAGCAGTAGGTTTACGTAGAGCCGGAGCCTCTAAAGCTTCAACCACCTCATTTTTAGTTTCAACACCAGAAACCGGCGTCGATTCTATCGTGATATCTTATGTCTTATTAGGCCCATTTATGGCAATAATGCGTCCAATATCAGCAATTTTCAGTGCAATTTTGGCTGGAATATTAGTCGGTAGAGACGAGAAGAAGATTACGGTTTCATCAATATCATCCCCTTCAAAGCTAACACCTGCCTCATCATGTTGCAGCAATGCAGAAACTACTATTCTAAAACCAGATAGTGCCATGCTTAAACCCAATGGAATATTGAAAATAAAGCCATCGTGTTGTTCAAATAAAAAAACAACTTCTTGTGGTTCTTCATCCGATTCTGATACAGAAAAACCTAATACGTTAATAGGTAAGATCAAACTATCACTTACTTTTGCTTCAACAGACTTATTAAAAGATACCAGTGGGTGGTTATTGGTAGGGTTAGGCTTTGCAGCGTTAATTCAAGCTTATATGCCAGATGGTTTTTTAGAAGGCTGGGGCAGTGGTATTTTGGCTATGTTACTAATGGTTCTAATATCAATACCTATGTATATATGCGCCACCGCATCAACCCCTGTAGCTGCAGGACTATTATTAGCAGGAATATCACCTGGAGCAGTTTTAGTCTTTATGCTAGCTGGCCCGGCCAGTAATGTTGCTAGTTTAGGTATTGTAGCCAAAGAAATGGGAAAACGTGCACTCTTTGGTTACTTAGGTGGAGTACTCGGTGGTGCATTGATAATGGGGAGCTTTGTCGACTACTTAGTGACTCAATATGGCTTTCAAGTGACACCACAAATTGGGCCGGAGCATGAATTATTACCACATTGGCTGACGATTAGTTGCGGTGGAATACTCGCAATTCTAATCATATTTAACTGGAGTAAAGATATTTTCATCAACAAGCAACAGGCTCATAGCTAA
- a CDS encoding beta-ketoacyl-[acyl-carrier-protein] synthase family protein, producing MSKPIYIHACGSHSALGQQADQIHHRLRQGISPDMKLSDEWLNDGKSTVVGYATGDRPTIADNFVDQNTANNRLALSALLAIKPDIDAAITRYGVDRIAVVVGTSTSGIADGEQALLAHQQEQHWPSDYHYHQQEIANTSQFIADYFDLCGPCYTISTACSSSGRVFISAKRLLLSGLVDAVIVGGADTLCKLTLNGFNSLEALSNTLCQPFASDRDGINIGEAAAFMLLCLDKPTSDLNQQPIALLGVGDSSDAHHISAPHPEGNGAEQAMRKALADAHLEPQNIGYINAHGTATPLNDAMESKAIARVFGAQVPVSSTKPLTGHTLGAASAIEAAICWHILRYQLPLPIQSSTAAYKDLGIQLASSNSLLSSHPQSSSAILSNSFAFGGNNVSLIFGYPHD from the coding sequence ATGTCTAAACCCATTTATATCCATGCTTGTGGCTCCCACTCAGCTTTAGGGCAACAAGCGGATCAGATCCATCATCGTCTAAGACAAGGCATATCACCGGATATGAAACTCAGTGATGAATGGCTTAATGATGGAAAATCAACCGTCGTCGGTTATGCCACAGGTGATCGTCCGACTATTGCAGATAACTTTGTGGATCAAAATACCGCCAATAATCGGTTAGCGTTATCAGCCTTATTAGCAATAAAACCCGATATTGATGCTGCAATTACACGTTATGGCGTCGATCGGATCGCAGTGGTGGTTGGCACGAGTACTTCAGGTATTGCCGATGGTGAACAAGCATTGCTCGCTCATCAACAAGAGCAACATTGGCCGAGCGACTATCATTATCATCAACAAGAGATCGCCAATACCAGTCAGTTTATCGCCGATTACTTTGATCTTTGTGGGCCGTGTTACACCATTTCGACCGCGTGCTCTTCCAGTGGTCGAGTGTTTATTTCAGCTAAACGATTATTGCTTTCTGGCTTAGTGGATGCGGTGATCGTCGGCGGTGCAGATACGCTGTGCAAGCTTACTCTCAATGGCTTTAATAGCTTAGAAGCCTTATCCAATACTTTGTGCCAACCTTTTGCCAGTGATAGGGATGGCATCAATATAGGTGAAGCTGCCGCCTTTATGTTGCTCTGTTTAGATAAGCCAACGTCAGACCTAAACCAACAACCGATCGCTTTATTAGGTGTGGGTGACAGTTCCGATGCGCATCATATTTCCGCGCCACATCCCGAGGGAAATGGCGCAGAACAAGCCATGCGTAAAGCATTAGCTGATGCCCATTTAGAGCCGCAGAATATCGGCTATATCAATGCTCACGGCACTGCAACCCCGCTTAACGATGCGATGGAATCTAAAGCAATTGCACGAGTATTTGGCGCTCAAGTGCCAGTCAGTTCAACCAAACCTTTAACTGGGCATACATTAGGCGCCGCCAGTGCGATTGAAGCGGCGATTTGTTGGCATATTTTACGTTATCAACTGCCGCTTCCGATTCAATCGAGTACTGCTGCTTATAAAGATTTAGGTATTCAATTAGCATCATCAAACTCCTTACTCTCATCGCACCCACAATCATCTTCTGCGATTTTAAGTAATTCTTTTGCCTTTGGTGGCAATAACGTCAGTCTTATTTTTGGGTACCCACATGATTGA
- the zntR gene encoding Zn(2+)-responsive transcriptional regulator: MYKIGELAKLCNVNNDTLRFYEKSALLIPSARTDSGYRLYTEQDKQALQFILRAKKIGFNLSDIKELLDIDVNKATNACADVKQVVDLKLQQVEQKLAELLHFQRSLQTLSSACCGGPNSAVDCTILQALETNTDDVKPETHQHHQHNRGA, encoded by the coding sequence ATGTATAAGATTGGCGAACTGGCAAAATTGTGTAATGTGAATAACGATACTCTGAGGTTTTACGAAAAATCAGCGTTATTGATCCCTTCCGCTCGAACTGATTCTGGTTATCGCTTATATACCGAGCAAGATAAACAAGCGCTTCAATTTATCCTACGCGCCAAAAAAATCGGCTTCAATCTTTCTGATATCAAAGAATTATTAGATATAGATGTCAATAAAGCCACCAATGCGTGCGCCGATGTTAAACAAGTTGTCGATCTCAAGTTACAACAAGTCGAACAAAAACTAGCTGAACTTCTTCATTTTCAACGCTCATTACAAACTCTATCGTCAGCTTGTTGTGGCGGCCCAAATAGCGCAGTGGATTGCACTATCTTGCAGGCATTAGAAACCAATACCGATGATGTAAAACCAGAAACACATCAGCACCATCAACATAACCGAGGAGCGTAA